In a genomic window of bacterium:
- a CDS encoding polymer-forming cytoskeletal protein yields MHIQKTLGLLLGALLIPAGVFAASFKTGPASLVQENESISGDLYTAGRTTIVNGLVMGDLVAAGGDIRLSGRVEGDVLVAGGSMHITGSVTDDVRVAGGTVLISGTISGDVLAAGGEIHILPDAYVGGDVLAAGGKISLDGKIAGNVKAAGGNIFLNGFVGGNVGATGKNITVGSLALINGTLTYRSSRTAFIDPSARILGEVEAKKLPGNKKKFDTARHILGSMLFVLKFGIALFTTLILVHLFKNRTKELLERAHKRLGMNILTGFIVLIVVPAAIVLSALTVVGIFFAALGLLWYLVILAFSCVFMGVLAGERLWHLITKKSLELHWKSVTLGVAALALIHTIPVLGWFVAFFFFLWSLGTMATYWYERVWKNR; encoded by the coding sequence ATGCATATACAAAAGACCTTGGGTCTTCTATTGGGAGCACTTCTCATCCCTGCGGGAGTTTTTGCCGCTTCTTTCAAAACCGGACCCGCGTCTCTCGTGCAGGAAAACGAGTCTATTTCGGGAGATCTTTATACGGCAGGACGTACGACGATCGTGAACGGCCTCGTTATGGGCGACCTGGTTGCCGCGGGTGGCGACATACGGCTTTCGGGACGCGTTGAGGGGGACGTACTTGTCGCTGGCGGCTCAATGCATATCACGGGAAGCGTTACCGATGATGTTCGTGTGGCCGGCGGCACGGTTCTTATCAGCGGCACGATAAGTGGAGATGTGCTGGCCGCGGGAGGCGAGATACATATTCTGCCGGATGCTTATGTAGGAGGGGATGTGCTGGCCGCGGGAGGCAAAATATCGCTTGATGGCAAGATAGCCGGAAATGTAAAAGCGGCCGGGGGGAATATTTTCCTTAATGGATTTGTCGGGGGAAATGTAGGGGCAACAGGAAAAAACATAACCGTAGGCTCTCTTGCGCTCATTAATGGAACCCTTACGTACCGTTCTTCCCGAACAGCATTTATTGACCCATCGGCGCGAATCCTTGGAGAGGTGGAAGCAAAAAAACTTCCGGGAAACAAGAAAAAATTCGACACTGCACGGCATATTCTGGGAAGCATGCTGTTTGTTTTGAAATTCGGCATTGCTCTTTTTACCACCTTGATCCTCGTGCATCTGTTCAAAAATAGAACGAAAGAACTCTTGGAGCGCGCACATAAGCGCTTGGGCATGAACATTCTGACAGGATTTATCGTTCTTATCGTCGTACCCGCAGCCATTGTACTGTCTGCCCTTACAGTTGTGGGCATATTCTTTGCCGCCCTGGGACTCTTGTGGTATTTGGTCATACTCGCCTTCTCCTGCGTGTTCATGGGAGTACTTGCCGGAGAACGGCTTTGGCATCTTATAACAAAAAAATCTCTGGAACTACACTGGAAATCGGTAACGCTTGGAGTTGCGGCTCTTGCACTCATACACACCATTCCGGTTCTCGGATGGTTTGTGGCGTTCTTTTTCTTCCTTTGGAGCTTGGGCACCATGGCAACATACTGGTACGAGCGGGTCTGGAAAAACCGATAA